One window from the genome of Dermacentor silvarum isolate Dsil-2018 chromosome 7, BIME_Dsil_1.4, whole genome shotgun sequence encodes:
- the LOC119457366 gene encoding uncharacterized protein LOC119457366 gives MQSSNPFAYATQVPAPLITWMLLLTLVPAPSDATAPSEPVRFECPAGLSNLSTTSNSQTAPPLLFLDCPRIPLRSSTTADAAPIKLPHLRAALCGLGGCATMQSSNPFAYATQVPAPLITWMLLLTLVPAPSDATAPSEPVRFECPAGLSNLSTTSNSQTAPPLLFLDCPRIPLRSSTTADAAPIKLPHLRAALCGLGGCATMQSSNPFAYATQVSKLYCLFTKKSSDYCLLQLPSPQCCLSVAIECADVVRALLLLAGDVETNPGPDAVLDELKKLSAGQSQLLTEVQGLKNQLKTTEQAISALSNRLSDLETHYQDLVALRTDIDSICANATQTAKDIREIEARLDDAENRSRRNNLIFYNIADNNKSETYAESEETVLRLCRDHLNITIDPKEIERAHRLGRHSAGRVRPIIVKFTFFKTKEFILSNGRKLKGTDYGIGEDFSRPVRIARKHLITYAKTKATKFSLRYKTLSIGPKRYVFDEPSQTIKEIA, from the coding sequence atGCAGTCATCTAACCCGTTCGCCTATGCTACGCAGGTGCCTGCCCCACTTATCACCTGGATGCTACTACTGACCCTGGTTCCCGCCCCTTCCGATGCCACGGCTCCCAGCGAACCCGTTCGCTTCGAGTGTCCTGCCGGCCTTTCTAATCTGTCCACAACTTCAAACAGTCAGACAGCGCCCCCACTGCTGTTCCTCGACTGTCCCCGGATTCCCCTACGGTCATCGACAACAGCCGACGCGGCGCCTATAAAGCTGCCTCACCTACGCGCGGCGctctgtgggcttggtggctgtgccacgatGCAGTCATCTAACCCGTTCGCCTATGCTACGCAGGTGCCTGCCCCACTTATCACCTGGATGCTACTACTGACCCTGGTTCCCGCCCCTTCCGATGCCACGGCTCCCAGCGAACCCGTTCGCTTCGAGTGTCCTGCCGGCCTTTCTAATCTGTCCACAACTTCAAACAGTCAGACAGCGCCCCCACTGCTGTTCCTCGACTGTCCCCGGATTCCCCTACGGTCATCGACAACAGCCGACGCGGCGCCTATAAAGCTGCCTCACCTACGCGCGGCGctctgtgggcttggtggctgtgccacgatGCAGTCATCTAACCCGTTCGCCTATGCTACGCAGGTCAGTAAGCTGTATTGTCTTTTCACAAAAAAATCAAGCGACTACTGTCTTCTGCAGCTACCAAGCCCACAGTGCTGCCTTTCCGTTGCTATTGAGTGTGCTGATGTTGTACGTGCTTTGTTGTTATTGGCCGGCGATGTCGAGACAAACCCAGGTCCTGACGCGGTTCTCGATGAACTAAAAAAATTATCTGCTGGTCAGTCACAACTACTCACCGAGGTTCAAGGTCTTAAAAATCAACTAAAAACTACGGAACAAGCTATATCTGCCCTCAGTAACAGATTATCCGACCTAGAAACTCACTATCAAGACCTGGTTGCCCTACGCACCGATATAGATTCGATATGCGCTAATGCCACCCAAACAGCCAAAGACATCAGAGAAATAGAAGCCCGCCTGGATGACGCGGAAAATCGCTCGCGGCGCAACAATCTAATTTTTTATAATATCGCAGATAACAATAAATCGGAAACCTACGCCGAATCTGAAGAAACAGTCCTTCGCCTCTGCCGTGATCATCTAAATATAACCATTGACCCGAAAGAAATTGAACGGGCTCACCGTCTTGGACGCCATTCTGCTGGGCGTGTTCGCCCAATAATTGTTAAATTTACATTTTTTAAAACCAAGGAGTTTATCCTTTCCAATGGCCGTAAGTTGAAAGGGACTGATTACGGCATTGGGGAAGACTTTTCACGCCCTGTCCGAATCGCACGAAAGCACCTCATTACATATGCCAAAACTAAAGCCACAAAATTTTCCTTGCGCTACAAGACATTGTCCATTGGCCCTAAGCGCTATGTATTCGACGAGCCATCGCAAACGATAAAAGAAATCGCATAG